Proteins from a single region of Lachnospiraceae bacterium:
- a CDS encoding AtpZ/AtpI family protein, whose protein sequence is MGQDRRVWKGLASFLQLSYLILIPIVLCTLLGKWLESKWDTGGILMVIFILLGIAGGLRNLYMWSIAQVRMSQKEQQRRGFDEGDQNHVR, encoded by the coding sequence GTGGGACAAGACCGAAGAGTCTGGAAGGGACTTGCTTCTTTTTTACAGCTCAGTTATCTGATTTTGATTCCGATCGTTCTATGCACTTTGCTGGGAAAATGGCTGGAAAGCAAATGGGATACCGGTGGAATTCTAATGGTTATTTTCATTTTGCTTGGGATTGCCGGCGGTCTCAGAAATCTTTATATGTGGTCAATTGCACAGGTGCGGATGAGTCAAAAAGAGCAGCAGCGCCGCGGATTTGATGAAGGAGATCAAAATCATGTTCGATGA
- a CDS encoding ferrous iron transport protein A, with product MTLDTLKPGQSGMIAAVGGEGALRRRLLDMGLTPGTRVAVKKMAPMGDPIELSLRGYLLSIRKEDAAKITLKEELSSR from the coding sequence ATGACATTAGATACATTAAAGCCCGGTCAATCCGGGATGATTGCGGCTGTAGGCGGAGAAGGAGCGCTGCGCCGCCGGCTGCTGGATATGGGGCTGACACCGGGGACAAGGGTAGCTGTTAAGAAAATGGCGCCGATGGGAGACCCGATTGAGCTGTCGCTACGGGGGTATTTGCTGAGTATCCGCAAGGAGGACGCGGCCAAAATTACGCTGAAGGAGGAGCTTTCGAGCCGATGA
- a CDS encoding F0F1 ATP synthase subunit delta, whose protein sequence is MASIIAKRYAKALFDLAQDQKNLEAMQADVSWVKQTFESQPQLENMLLLPNMPKEEKKQVLKAIADGSVSEPMLGLLYLLVDKGRILYLPEILKEYQRLYQEETRVAEVSVKSAAALTQEDESQIRTALEKALKRQVILHAEVSPELIGGLVVRVGDQVFDNSLRTKLQNMKKDLLQKKISQEVAR, encoded by the coding sequence TTGGCGTCAATAATCGCAAAGCGATATGCAAAGGCGCTGTTTGATCTGGCTCAGGACCAGAAAAATCTGGAGGCCATGCAGGCTGATGTAAGCTGGGTTAAGCAGACTTTTGAAAGTCAGCCCCAATTGGAGAATATGCTGCTGCTTCCCAATATGCCAAAGGAAGAGAAGAAGCAGGTGCTTAAAGCGATTGCAGATGGCAGCGTTTCGGAGCCTATGCTGGGGCTTTTATATTTATTGGTTGATAAGGGGCGGATCCTATATCTGCCTGAGATTTTGAAGGAATACCAAAGGCTTTATCAGGAAGAAACAAGAGTGGCCGAGGTCAGTGTGAAAAGCGCGGCTGCACTAACGCAGGAGGATGAAAGTCAGATTCGGACAGCGCTGGAAAAGGCGCTTAAGCGGCAGGTGATCCTGCATGCAGAGGTCAGTCCTGAGTTAATCGGCGGGCTTGTAGTACGAGTCGGTGATCAGGTTTTTGATAATTCTCTTCGCACAAAGCTTCAAAATATGAAAAAGGACTTACTTCAAAAGAAGATTAGTCAGGAGGTAGCAAGGTGA
- the atpB gene encoding F0F1 ATP synthase subunit A, translating to MNLNRLLWLAAAGEEEMDFNIHVLKRIQIGNLEFAFTNSLWYAMWICIFLIIFAVIVHFKLKKVDPLKPPKGFMNLLEMAVEFLHKNTIDTMGKQNAGFTSFYGCFMFYILICNLAGMLVWFVPNGTGGITISFMRPPTADLAVTLSMALITFFMTQGFAIKAKGVKGWLKALTEPVALLTPINLIGEVANPVSLSFRLMGNLLAGTIIMGLIYALLPYIAYVFTPPLHFYFDLFAGVLQSYIFVMLSMIYVSGAME from the coding sequence ATGAATCTTAACAGATTGCTTTGGCTGGCAGCGGCCGGCGAAGAGGAGATGGATTTTAATATCCATGTATTAAAACGAATTCAGATTGGTAATTTAGAGTTTGCTTTTACCAATTCTTTATGGTACGCCATGTGGATTTGTATTTTTTTGATCATCTTTGCCGTCATTGTTCATTTTAAACTGAAGAAGGTAGATCCGTTAAAACCGCCGAAGGGCTTTATGAATCTGCTGGAGATGGCAGTTGAGTTCCTGCATAAAAATACCATTGATACAATGGGAAAGCAGAATGCTGGCTTTACTTCTTTTTATGGCTGCTTTATGTTTTATATTTTGATATGCAATCTGGCCGGCATGCTGGTATGGTTCGTACCCAACGGCACAGGAGGAATTACCATCAGCTTTATGCGTCCGCCGACAGCCGATCTTGCTGTTACGCTGAGCATGGCGCTCATTACGTTCTTTATGACGCAGGGCTTTGCCATCAAGGCGAAGGGCGTCAAGGGGTGGCTGAAGGCGCTTACAGAGCCAGTTGCCTTATTAACACCTATCAACCTGATCGGTGAGGTAGCCAATCCGGTCTCGCTCAGCTTTCGTTTGATGGGCAATCTGCTGGCCGGTACGATCATCATGGGACTCATTTATGCGCTGCTTCCTTATATAGCCTATGTATTTACCCCACCGCTTCATTTCTATTTTGATTTGTTTGCCGGTGTGCTGCAGAGCTATATTTTTGTCATGCTCAGCATGATCTATGTGAGCGGTGCTATGGAATAA
- a CDS encoding RNA methyltransferase yields MKIREVVSAQNSMYKQIMRYQSSREAKKANVFIVEGVRAVEELLLSPEWKIESLWVSQERLQEDAFFSVLKETLPESSTVYVLPSALLSDLADTQSPQGVLAVVKRKTVKPEELFSGAEAAPLYVVLENLQDPGNLGTILRTADSAGAAGVLYTKGTVDIYNAKVVRAAMGSLLHIPVCAVETIEEAGALLHAHQVKLLGAHLKAASYHFEQDLTGPVAIMIGNEGAGLSVRATEQADDLVKIPMLGRAESLNAAMAAGILMYETVRQRLQG; encoded by the coding sequence ATGAAAATAAGAGAAGTTGTGAGTGCTCAAAACAGCATGTATAAACAGATCATGCGCTATCAGAGCAGCCGGGAAGCTAAAAAAGCCAATGTATTTATTGTCGAAGGGGTACGAGCTGTAGAGGAGCTTTTATTGTCTCCGGAATGGAAAATAGAGAGTCTGTGGGTTTCACAGGAGCGCCTGCAGGAGGATGCCTTTTTTAGTGTATTGAAAGAGACTCTTCCGGAGAGCAGCACTGTGTATGTGCTGCCGTCTGCTCTGCTGTCAGATCTTGCGGATACACAGTCTCCGCAGGGAGTGCTGGCAGTTGTGAAGAGAAAAACTGTTAAACCAGAGGAGTTGTTCTCAGGCGCAGAGGCGGCGCCCCTTTACGTAGTACTGGAAAACCTGCAGGATCCGGGAAATCTGGGAACTATTTTGCGTACAGCGGACAGTGCGGGAGCTGCCGGGGTTTTATATACAAAAGGAACTGTGGATATTTATAATGCTAAGGTTGTGCGCGCAGCGATGGGGTCGCTGCTGCACATACCGGTCTGTGCGGTAGAGACGATTGAAGAAGCAGGAGCACTGCTGCATGCGCATCAGGTGAAGCTTCTGGGAGCGCATTTAAAGGCAGCCAGCTATCATTTTGAACAGGATCTGACAGGGCCGGTAGCCATTATGATCGGCAACGAAGGAGCAGGGCTATCTGTACGGGCAACCGAGCAGGCAGATGATCTGGTCAAGATTCCGATGCTGGGCAGGGCAGAATCACTCAACGCGGCGATGGCCGCCGGAATTCTGATGTATGAGACGGTGCGCCAGCGGCTGCAGGGCTAG
- a CDS encoding Mrp/NBP35 family ATP-binding protein, with protein MENCNHDCSSCSANCESRDPKSFLEAPNPKSNVKKVIGVVSGKGGVGKSLVASLLASGLQKQGVHTGIMDADITGPSIPRAFGIRSRATANDDGLIPVKSQGGVDIMSINLLLNGETDPVIWRGPVIAGTVKQFWTDVVWEDIDCLVVDMPPGTGDVPLTVFQSLPIDGIVIVTSPQDLVSMIVTKAVKMAAMMNVPIIGIVENMSYLECPDCGKKISVFGESHVEDIAQRNGLKVLGRLPIDPTIAEAVDHGAVETVNGNWLDEVIEAVKAMPNKE; from the coding sequence ATTGAAAATTGCAATCATGATTGTTCCAGCTGCAGCGCTAACTGCGAGTCACGGGATCCGAAAAGCTTTTTAGAAGCGCCTAATCCAAAAAGCAATGTTAAAAAGGTGATTGGCGTTGTCAGCGGCAAGGGCGGGGTAGGCAAGTCATTAGTCGCCAGTCTTTTGGCGAGCGGCCTGCAGAAGCAGGGAGTGCATACCGGCATTATGGATGCTGATATCACAGGTCCGTCGATTCCCAGAGCTTTTGGAATCCGCAGCAGAGCAACGGCAAATGATGACGGCCTGATTCCCGTTAAGAGTCAGGGCGGAGTCGATATTATGAGTATTAACCTGCTGCTGAATGGAGAAACGGACCCGGTTATTTGGCGCGGCCCTGTGATTGCAGGTACTGTAAAACAGTTCTGGACAGATGTCGTATGGGAGGATATCGACTGTCTGGTAGTGGATATGCCGCCAGGAACCGGTGATGTACCGCTGACCGTATTTCAGTCGCTGCCGATCGATGGTATTGTGATTGTCACATCTCCGCAGGATCTGGTTTCTATGATTGTCACCAAAGCGGTAAAGATGGCGGCTATGATGAATGTGCCGATTATCGGTATTGTAGAGAATATGAGCTATCTGGAGTGTCCTGACTGCGGAAAGAAAATTTCCGTATTCGGCGAGAGCCATGTGGAGGATATCGCGCAGAGAAATGGCCTGAAGGTGCTTGGGCGTCTGCCGATCGATCCTACAATTGCTGAGGCAGTAGATCATGGCGCGGTAGAAACCGTAAACGGCAACTGGCTGGATGAGGTCATAGAAGCAGTAAAGGCAATGCCTAATAAAGAATAA
- the atpF gene encoding F0F1 ATP synthase subunit B, with translation MLQTIWLAVEDSYIIDFEALPLQMLFHAIMILIMFFVLGKLVFKPVLNILQKRREAIQSNIDSAETQKKEAQLLKEEYEAKLGGVMKEREDILAKTHKDALQKEAAIVEQAHGEANRIRERAQRDITQERDKMRDELKQETVQLASAMAEKLMQHSTTPEDQKRLLDQAVKEMEEADWRQ, from the coding sequence ATGCTTCAAACCATATGGCTGGCGGTGGAGGATTCGTATATCATCGACTTTGAGGCCTTGCCTTTGCAGATGCTTTTTCATGCGATCATGATTCTGATCATGTTTTTTGTGCTGGGCAAACTGGTGTTTAAGCCGGTTTTGAATATATTGCAGAAGCGCCGGGAGGCAATTCAGAGCAATATCGACAGTGCAGAGACGCAGAAAAAAGAAGCGCAGCTTTTGAAAGAAGAATATGAGGCAAAGCTGGGCGGAGTTATGAAGGAACGTGAGGACATCCTGGCAAAGACACATAAAGATGCATTACAAAAAGAGGCGGCGATCGTAGAGCAGGCGCATGGCGAGGCGAATCGGATCAGGGAAAGAGCGCAGCGTGATATTACGCAGGAGCGCGATAAAATGAGAGATGAGCTGAAGCAGGAAACGGTGCAGCTTGCATCGGCTATGGCAGAAAAGCTGATGCAGCATTCTACTACGCCGGAGGATCAAAAACGTCTTCTGGATCAGGCTGTAAAGGAAATGGAGGAGGCAGATTGGCGTCAATAA
- the feoB gene encoding ferrous iron transport protein B has product MSYLFALAGNQNCGKTTLFNCLTGSNQHVGNFPGVTVEKKEGQLKNHKDAYVVDLPGIYSLSPYTSEEVVTRDFIIQQHPDAIINIIDATNIERNLYLSLQLMELEVPMVIALNMMDEVRASGNSIKIKQLAEQLGVPVIPISAAKNEGISELVHQALDVAKNHQKPEKMDFCHGEVHVAVHSIAHIIEEKAMQKGLPRRYAATKMIEWDMPTMALLELTENEKHIIEHVVQNMEEKLGTDREAALADMRYSYIETVCQACVHKQGETREQVRSEKMDRLLTHRVLGIPIFLGVMLLIFWLTFDFLGAPLQDWLGMGIDAVTDMVEKGLVSLQVQPWLQSLIVNGIFVGVGSVLSFLPIIVLLFFFLSLLEDSGYMARVAFVMDKLLRKIGLSGRSFVPMLIGFGCSVPAIMATRTLSSDRDRKMTILLTPFMSCSAKLPIYGMITAAFFPHAAALVMIGVYVLGIVVMVLSGLLLKNTIYKGDSVPFVMELPAYRFPSPRSVVLHMWQKAKDFLRKAFTIIFVASIVIWLLQSFNWSLQYVEDGANSILASVGSFIAPVFKPIGFSDWRAATAIITGFTAKESVVSTMSVLTGAANDAQLSLILSEMFTTTSSLSFLTFTILYMPCVAAFAASKREMGSWKGAIGNAVYQTAVAYLAALLVYFVAGVLLAL; this is encoded by the coding sequence ATGAGTTATTTGTTTGCACTGGCAGGAAATCAGAACTGCGGCAAGACAACACTGTTTAATTGTTTAACCGGAAGCAATCAGCATGTAGGAAATTTTCCGGGTGTTACAGTCGAGAAAAAGGAAGGGCAGCTAAAGAATCACAAAGATGCCTATGTAGTGGATCTGCCGGGAATCTATTCGCTTTCGCCGTATACCTCGGAGGAAGTGGTAACGCGTGATTTTATTATTCAGCAGCATCCGGATGCTATTATCAATATCATTGATGCGACCAATATTGAGCGCAATTTGTATTTAAGTCTGCAGCTGATGGAGCTGGAGGTTCCGATGGTGATTGCACTTAATATGATGGATGAGGTCCGGGCCAGCGGCAACAGCATAAAAATAAAGCAACTGGCAGAACAGCTCGGCGTGCCGGTAATTCCGATCTCTGCCGCAAAGAATGAAGGGATTTCGGAGCTGGTGCATCAGGCACTGGATGTGGCTAAAAACCATCAGAAGCCGGAAAAAATGGACTTCTGCCATGGAGAAGTCCATGTGGCTGTGCATTCAATCGCGCATATTATTGAGGAAAAGGCGATGCAAAAAGGTCTGCCTCGCCGCTATGCGGCTACCAAGATGATCGAATGGGATATGCCGACGATGGCACTTTTGGAGCTGACCGAGAATGAAAAGCACATTATTGAGCATGTGGTGCAGAACATGGAGGAAAAGCTGGGGACCGACCGCGAAGCAGCGCTGGCAGATATGCGCTATAGCTATATTGAAACGGTCTGTCAAGCCTGCGTGCATAAGCAGGGAGAGACGAGGGAGCAGGTACGTTCGGAAAAAATGGATCGCTTGCTGACGCATAGAGTTCTGGGAATCCCGATTTTTCTGGGCGTGATGCTGTTGATCTTTTGGCTTACGTTTGATTTTTTGGGGGCACCGCTGCAGGACTGGCTCGGAATGGGCATCGACGCAGTTACCGATATGGTGGAAAAGGGCCTTGTTTCTTTGCAGGTGCAGCCATGGCTGCAATCGCTGATTGTGAATGGGATTTTTGTCGGTGTAGGAAGCGTGCTTTCCTTTTTGCCGATTATTGTGCTGCTCTTTTTCTTCCTTTCCCTTTTAGAGGACAGCGGATATATGGCCAGAGTGGCTTTTGTAATGGATAAGCTGTTGAGAAAGATTGGGCTTTCGGGCCGTTCCTTTGTGCCTATGCTGATCGGCTTTGGATGCAGCGTGCCGGCAATCATGGCTACGCGGACGCTTTCGAGTGACCGCGACAGAAAGATGACGATTTTGCTTACGCCGTTTATGTCCTGCAGTGCTAAGCTGCCTATTTATGGTATGATCACGGCGGCTTTCTTTCCGCATGCAGCAGCTCTGGTGATGATCGGTGTGTATGTGCTGGGCATTGTGGTTATGGTGCTCTCGGGGCTTCTTCTGAAAAATACCATTTATAAGGGCGATTCCGTTCCGTTTGTGATGGAGCTGCCGGCATATCGTTTCCCGAGCCCGAGGAGCGTTGTGCTGCATATGTGGCAAAAGGCTAAGGATTTTTTGCGCAAGGCATTTACGATTATCTTTGTGGCGTCGATTGTCATTTGGCTGCTGCAGAGCTTTAATTGGTCGCTGCAGTATGTAGAGGACGGCGCTAACAGTATCCTAGCTTCTGTTGGCAGTTTCATTGCGCCTGTTTTCAAGCCGATTGGATTTAGTGATTGGCGCGCGGCAACGGCTATCATCACAGGCTTTACCGCTAAAGAATCTGTGGTAAGCACGATGTCAGTATTGACAGGGGCGGCAAATGATGCTCAGCTTTCGCTGATTTTGTCGGAGATGTTTACAACAACAAGTTCGCTTTCGTTTTTAACGTTTACCATTTTGTATATGCCCTGTGTGGCCGCTTTTGCTGCCTCTAAACGGGAGATGGGGTCATGGAAAGGCGCAATTGGAAACGCTGTTTATCAGACGGCAGTCGCGTATTTGGCTGCACTTTTGGTGTATTTTGTGGCCGGTGTCTTGCTGGCACTTTGA
- the atpE gene encoding ATP synthase F0 subunit C, translated as MAEYSLEQGAALILGCSAIGAGIAMIAGLGPGIGQGFAAGKGAEGVSRQPGAAGTITRTMLMGAAVAETTGIYSLFIAIMLVFANPLVSKYMNLFK; from the coding sequence ATGGCAGAGTATAGTTTGGAACAGGGCGCAGCGTTGATTTTGGGATGTTCTGCAATCGGTGCGGGTATTGCAATGATCGCAGGTCTGGGACCTGGTATTGGTCAGGGTTTTGCCGCTGGTAAAGGAGCAGAGGGTGTGTCTCGTCAGCCTGGTGCTGCCGGTACGATCACCAGAACGATGCTGATGGGTGCTGCTGTTGCGGAAACCACCGGTATTTACAGCTTGTTTATTGCCATCATGCTGGTATTTGCGAATCCGCTGGTATCAAAATATATGAATTTGTTTAAATAA
- a CDS encoding 30S ribosomal protein S18, whose amino-acid sequence MTMPENTAPQKKRNGGMRRRKKVCNFCGNAAEQINYKDVAKLRRYVSERGKILPRRITGTCAEHQRDLTIAIKRARHLALMPYVGE is encoded by the coding sequence ATGACGATGCCTGAGAATACCGCACCCCAGAAGAAGAGAAATGGCGGCATGAGACGTAGAAAAAAGGTCTGCAATTTCTGTGGCAATGCAGCAGAGCAGATTAACTACAAGGATGTTGCTAAATTAAGAAGATACGTTTCCGAGAGAGGAAAGATCCTTCCTCGTCGTATCACGGGTACCTGCGCCGAGCATCAGCGTGATCTGACGATTGCCATCAAGCGCGCCAGACATTTGGCTCTGATGCCTTACGTAGGAGAATAA
- the pepT gene encoding peptidase T: protein MHVSKRFLQYVRIDTTSDPDSATFPSTPDKQLPFADSLVEEMKSIGITDACRDEYGYVMGTIPSTIENYTGPILGFVAHMDTSCDAPGANIQPRIIEAYDGRDIVLNTEKNIVMRTSEFENLAAYQGKSLIVTDGITLLGADDKAGIAEIMTAAEALIQNPQILHGPIRIGFTPDEEVGQGVAHFDVQKFGADYAYTLDGGTLGELEYENFNAASAVVEITGLSIHPGSAKNKMLNAALIGMEFQSMLPTFERPEYTENREGFTHLISISGSVEHATLKYIIRDHDTVLYEKKKAFMQSIADFLNHKYGEGTICLTIKDSYFNMKEQIEPHMVLIDHVIKVYEELGIQPHIQPIRGGTDGARLSFMGLPCPNLGTGSQNCHGHFEFACIEDMETSVQVVIKLAELFAK, encoded by the coding sequence ATGCACGTTTCTAAACGGTTTTTACAATATGTCCGCATCGATACTACATCCGATCCGGATTCCGCTACTTTTCCAAGCACTCCCGACAAACAGCTGCCCTTCGCCGATTCACTGGTCGAAGAGATGAAGTCCATCGGCATCACCGATGCCTGCCGCGATGAATACGGCTATGTCATGGGCACCATTCCCTCCACGATCGAAAACTACACCGGCCCCATTCTGGGCTTTGTCGCTCATATGGACACCTCCTGCGATGCTCCCGGCGCCAATATCCAGCCCCGCATCATCGAAGCCTACGACGGCAGGGATATTGTCCTAAACACCGAAAAAAACATCGTCATGCGCACATCCGAATTTGAAAATTTAGCCGCTTATCAGGGTAAAAGCCTCATCGTTACCGACGGCATCACCCTCTTAGGCGCCGATGATAAAGCCGGCATAGCCGAAATCATGACGGCGGCTGAAGCTCTGATCCAGAATCCGCAGATCCTGCATGGCCCCATTCGGATCGGCTTTACTCCTGACGAAGAGGTCGGTCAGGGCGTAGCCCATTTTGACGTTCAGAAATTCGGCGCTGACTATGCATACACCTTGGACGGCGGTACACTCGGCGAATTAGAATATGAAAACTTCAATGCCGCTTCTGCCGTAGTTGAAATCACCGGCCTCAGCATCCACCCCGGCTCCGCCAAAAATAAAATGCTCAATGCCGCGCTCATCGGCATGGAATTTCAAAGCATGCTGCCAACCTTTGAACGCCCGGAATACACCGAAAACCGCGAAGGCTTTACGCATTTAATTAGCATCAGCGGCAGTGTCGAGCATGCCACGCTCAAATACATCATCCGCGATCATGATACTGTATTATATGAAAAGAAAAAAGCTTTCATGCAAAGCATTGCTGATTTTCTCAATCACAAATACGGCGAAGGTACGATCTGCCTTACCATAAAGGATTCCTATTTTAATATGAAAGAGCAGATTGAGCCGCATATGGTCTTAATTGATCATGTCATCAAGGTGTATGAGGAGCTGGGTATTCAGCCCCACATCCAGCCCATCCGCGGTGGCACTGACGGCGCTCGGCTTTCCTTTATGGGCCTTCCCTGCCCTAATCTTGGTACCGGCAGTCAAAACTGCCATGGTCATTTCGAATTTGCCTGTATCGAAGACATGGAGACCAGTGTTCAGGTCGTCATAAAGCTGGCAGAGCTTTTCGCCAAATAA